A part of Liolophura sinensis isolate JHLJ2023 chromosome 1, CUHK_Ljap_v2, whole genome shotgun sequence genomic DNA contains:
- the LOC135482308 gene encoding E3 ubiquitin-protein ligase CBL-B-like, with protein sequence MGNVLCCSVERGSDLTRKGVVSAMASGTRVRNPQPKTNFVNFISLIQGALATPKLVVDRKTIEKSWKLMDKVVKLCQHPRMNLKNSPPFILDILPDTYQHLKLVYNRHDDKLQTLNECEYFRIFIENLMNKCKQTIKLFKDGKEKMFDEQSHYRRNLTKLSLVFSHMLAELKAIYPSGSFAGETFRITKSDASDWWKRSFGDKTIVPWKVFRQILNETHQISSPLEAMALKTTIDLTCNDYISCFEFDVFSRLFQPWTNLLRNWNVLAVTHPGYVAFLTYDEVKARLRKYVNKPGSYVFRLSCTRLGQWAIGYVTAEGQILQTIPQNKSLCQALLDGQREGFFLYPDGRNINPDLSFLVQDCQEDHIKVTQEQYELYCEMGSTFQLCKICAENDKDIKIEPCGHLLCTPCLTQWQDSDGQGCPFCRCEIKGTEQVVVDPFSPDSTRKAGVNQDMDEDDTLEDPSPWLSHSNLQTLSHTSRDQSSSRLSPLASPSASRREAPPPVPPRRFSPVASPTTSPTSSPQPPSRRNLPPTPPSPDDDMYTLCDMMAGSKAPGQKNVPVDVDNTGASVFYAELRYENTSTPQTAGGEGSPGQDYDKPLAGVHPILPEPTSTDDDQSYQNTPAEVTEASSSSKAAPRRVPSEYDFPPSVPQHRTTGGITPTTEENSKPRKAAESIQHMDRPQPAPRGKLCDRQDNKENNSLNEMYVDQLVGQGYDRLQVLEALRVSRNNLKMAEEILEAFARRH encoded by the exons ATGGGAAATGTGCTATGCTGTTCGGTAGAACGAGGTTCAGATCTAACCAGGAAGGGTGTTGTGTCAGCGATGGCGAGTGGCACACGAGTGCGAAATCCACAACCAAAAACCAactttgttaattttatcagcctgATACAGGGAGCACTGGCCACTCCCAAGCTTGTTGTGGACAGGAAAACGATTGAAAAATCATGGAAGCTTATGGACAAGGTTGTAAAATTATGTCAACACCCACGGATGAACCTGAAGAACAGTCCACCTTTCATTTTGGACATCTTACCCGACACTTACCAGCATTTAAAGCTGGTGTATAACAGACATGATGATAAACTGCAGACACTGAATGAGTGCGAATACTTCCgaatatttattgaaaatcttatgaataaatgtaaacagaCAATAAAACTGTTCAAGGATGGGAAGGAAAAAATGTTTGATGAGCAGTCCCATTACAGACGTAACCTGACAAAGCTGTCTCTAGTCTTCTCTCACATGCTAGCCGAGTTGAAGGCTATCTACCCCAGTGGCAGTTTTGCTGGGGAAACCTTCAGAATTACCAAAAGTGATGCCTCAGATTGGTGGAAGCGATCATTTGGGGACAA aacaatTGTGCCATGGAAGGTGTTCCGTCAAATCCTGAATGAAACTCACCAGATCAGCTCACCTTTGGAGGCCATGGCCCTGAAGACAACCATAGACCTTACCTGTAATGACTATATTTCCTGTTTTGAATTTGATGTATTCTCAAG GTTATTCCAGCCCTGGACCAATCTGCTCAGAAATTGGAATGTGTTAGCTGTAACCCATCCCGGTTACGTGGCCTTTCTGACCTACGACGAGGTCAAGGCCAGATTGAGGAAATATGTGAATAAACCAGGAAG CTATGTGTTTCGTCTGAGCTGTACCCGTCTTGGCCAATGGGCGATAGGCTATGTGACAGCGGAGGGGCAGATCCTGCAGACTATACCCCAGAACAAGTCCCTGTGTCAGGCTCTACTGGATGGACAGAGAGAGGGCTT TTTCCTGTACCCAGATGGTCGGAATATCAACCCAGATTTGAGTTTCCTGGTGCAGGACTGCCAGGAGGACCATATAAAG GTCACCCAGGAGCAGTATGAGCTGTATTGTGAGATGGGCTCCACATTCCAGCTCTGTAAGATATGTGCTGAGAATGACAAGGATATAAAGATAGAACCATGTGGTCATCTGCTGTGTACGCCATGTCTAACGCAGTGGCAG GATTCTGATGGTCAGGGCTGCCCGTTCTGCAGATGTGAGATTAAGGGGACAGAGCAGGTTGTGGTTGATCCATTCAGCCCAGACAGTACCAGGAAGGCTGGTGTTAACCAGGACATGGATGAGGATGACACTTTGGAG GATCCCAGCCCATGGCTGAGTCACAGTAATTTACAGACTTTATCTCATACATCCAGAGATCAG tCAAGTAGTCGTCTGTCTCCACTGGCATCTCCGAGTGCTTCCCGACGAGAAGCCCCTCCCCCTGTTCCTCCACGCCGGTTTTCTCCTGTCGCCAGCCCCACTACATCCCCAACATCCTCCCCACAACCACCCAG TCGGCGTAATCTCCCCCCGACTCCCCCTTCCCCAGATGATGATATGTACACGCTGTGTGACATGATGGCTGGTAGTAAGGCACCTGGCCAGAAAAACGTGCCCGTAGATGTGGACAACACTG GTGCGTCAGTATTCTATGCAGAGCTGAGATATGAGAACACATCCACCCCTCAAACCGCAGGGGGTGAAGGTAGCCCTGGTCAGGACTATGATAAACCTCTGGCAGGTGTGCACCCCATACTGCCAGAGCCCACATCCACAGATGATGACCAGTCCTACCAGAACACTCCAGCAGAAGTGACAG AGGCTTCTTCAAGTTCTAAAGCTGCTCCAAGACGGGTACCGAGTGAATATGACTTTCCACCCTCAGTACCACAACACAGAACAacaggggggataactcctaCCACAGAGGAGAACTCCAAACCAAG GAAAGCTGCTGAGAGTATACAGCATATGGATCGCCCACAACCGGCCCCTCGAGGGAAACTGTGTGATAGACAGGACAACAAGGAGAACAACAGTCTCAATGAGATGTACGTGGATCAGCTGGTGGGCCAGGGCTATGACAGACTGCAGGTTCTAGAGGCTTTACGCGTCTCACGCAATAATCTGAAAATGGCAGAGGAGATTCTAGAAGCATTCGCTCGGCGACATTAG